The following are from one region of the Mesorhizobium sp. B2-8-5 genome:
- a CDS encoding DUF3971 domain-containing protein has protein sequence MDQEEPQHEKIRFRRDEITDLARLPSACSVPPLGRAAVRRRFRTLGRMFAGLCALVLLAAAGVYVLGASGIGTERLRTEAETAIEKLAGVDVQVTVGAARLTLDGSSFVALQVNDVSLKTADGKPMADIGRVRFGMRLLPLLSGDVRLTSARFSDARIVVAAMPSGGGDWTAALRNEDGLVDPEKLSAAVFSGVNDALDAVREDSMRQIDLRNVEFELPDTGLVKRVTVASATVAQTGTGSMQASYDAVVDGRRATLTASATRDATARRISSLDANLEIEGALGEGSSTEVAPAADGARLGSIALKLSGSEASGDSPSRLAASLSLDGSVLDLDERGLLPTDVDADATLVAGSNKISVDRLRIRSGRSSFDLAGSIGPKPAVAGEEPAYRYDLTSDGSTLAPSESPEPALQFLARIAGVYQPKSRKLVAEQIGVRSGGSGEVLGAATVAFIDNGPPGVSLSLNVHDMPVSHVKQLWPWFSARNARLWVLGNLFGGTVTDANLQFQVVPGRLGNGVPLTGDEVFGRFQIEGSRFDTAGRIPPVRDAAGVVAFHGNDVDITLSSGSVYMPSGRTVAASGGTLTIKNANLPIVVGKLDIDVAGEAPAIAELASYEPINAMRHVGLAPEDLSGTLTGHVRADIPLTRGMDTSTLDWLVSLDYQNLSLAKPFEDQTVTDADGSITVGPKQAVISAEAKLNGIPAELDLIEPLANDGPARRRKVTLVLDDKTRNASMPGLSDLLSGTIKVAIDKSGEGAQQVSADLTNARLDIPWAGWSKGAGIPAKVAFDMAKSGSTTTLTDFDLGGKSFSIDGNVTLVNGSLSAARFSKVALNRGDDVAVSVKRSGKSYAVDVSGASLDARSLIKQFTSDVDTATKGAGNGAITVSADVASLAGFHDEVLSNLKLEYSAAGSRVNGLNVTAAASSGAAIAINNTTSEGGRSLRVKSADAGAILRFLNVYEHMEGGAITLSLSGAGDGPMKGQVDASNFYVVNEPKLASIVSTTPAGDTRSLNEAVKGNIDTSRVQFERGFAEIDKGSGYLKLANGLLRGPRIGTTFQGTLYDPNNNMDMTGTFMPVYGLNRIFGELPLFGPLLGNGRDRGLIGVTYRLRGNANKPTLNINPLSVVAPGIFRSIFEYR, from the coding sequence TTGGATCAGGAAGAACCGCAGCACGAGAAGATCAGGTTCAGGCGTGACGAGATCACCGACCTGGCGAGGCTTCCGTCCGCGTGCAGTGTGCCGCCGCTCGGCCGGGCAGCGGTGCGGCGGCGTTTCCGCACCCTCGGCCGGATGTTTGCCGGACTTTGCGCGCTCGTGCTTCTGGCGGCGGCGGGCGTCTATGTCCTCGGCGCCTCCGGTATCGGCACGGAGCGCCTCCGGACCGAGGCGGAGACCGCCATCGAGAAGCTGGCCGGCGTCGATGTCCAAGTCACTGTCGGCGCGGCGCGGCTGACGCTCGATGGGTCGAGCTTCGTCGCCCTGCAGGTGAACGATGTCAGCCTGAAGACGGCCGACGGCAAGCCGATGGCCGATATCGGGCGCGTGCGTTTCGGCATGCGCCTGCTGCCGCTGCTTTCCGGCGATGTCAGGCTGACCAGCGCCAGATTTTCCGACGCCCGCATCGTGGTGGCCGCCATGCCCTCCGGCGGCGGCGACTGGACGGCGGCGCTGCGCAACGAGGACGGCCTTGTCGACCCGGAGAAACTGTCGGCGGCGGTGTTTTCAGGCGTCAATGACGCGCTGGATGCGGTGCGCGAGGACTCGATGCGCCAGATCGATCTGCGCAATGTCGAGTTCGAACTGCCTGACACCGGGCTGGTTAAGCGCGTTACCGTCGCCTCGGCGACCGTCGCTCAGACCGGTACGGGAAGCATGCAGGCCTCCTATGATGCCGTTGTCGATGGCCGGCGCGCGACCTTGACCGCCTCGGCGACGCGTGATGCGACGGCCAGGCGCATTTCGTCGCTGGACGCCAACCTTGAGATAGAAGGCGCCCTCGGCGAGGGCAGTTCGACCGAGGTCGCCCCGGCGGCCGATGGCGCCAGACTGGGTTCGATCGCGTTGAAGCTTTCCGGCTCGGAAGCGTCGGGCGACAGCCCATCGCGCCTGGCGGCTTCGCTCTCGCTCGACGGTTCGGTGCTCGACCTGGACGAACGCGGGCTGTTGCCGACCGATGTCGATGCCGATGCCACGCTGGTGGCCGGTTCAAACAAGATCTCGGTCGACCGGCTGCGGATCAGGAGCGGCCGCTCCAGCTTCGACCTCGCCGGATCGATCGGGCCGAAGCCGGCAGTGGCGGGGGAGGAGCCCGCCTACCGCTATGACCTCACCAGCGACGGTTCGACGCTGGCGCCTTCGGAATCGCCGGAACCGGCGCTTCAGTTCCTGGCCCGTATCGCCGGAGTCTACCAGCCAAAGAGCCGCAAGCTCGTCGCCGAGCAGATCGGCGTGCGCTCCGGCGGATCGGGCGAGGTGCTGGGCGCGGCCACTGTCGCCTTCATCGACAACGGCCCGCCAGGCGTATCGCTGTCGCTCAACGTGCACGACATGCCGGTTTCGCATGTCAAGCAATTATGGCCGTGGTTCTCGGCCCGCAATGCGCGGCTTTGGGTGTTGGGGAATCTGTTCGGCGGCACGGTGACCGACGCCAATCTGCAGTTCCAGGTCGTGCCGGGGCGCCTGGGCAACGGCGTGCCGCTTACCGGCGACGAAGTGTTCGGCCGTTTCCAGATCGAGGGATCGCGCTTCGATACCGCCGGGCGCATCCCGCCGGTCCGCGACGCCGCCGGCGTCGTCGCGTTCCACGGCAACGATGTCGACATCACGCTCTCCTCGGGCAGCGTCTATATGCCGAGCGGCCGCACCGTGGCGGCAAGCGGCGGCACGTTGACGATCAAGAACGCGAACCTGCCGATTGTGGTCGGCAAGCTCGACATCGACGTCGCGGGTGAGGCGCCGGCGATCGCCGAGCTCGCCTCCTACGAGCCGATCAATGCCATGCGCCATGTCGGACTGGCGCCGGAAGACCTGTCCGGCACCCTCACCGGCCACGTCAGGGCGGACATTCCGCTGACAAGGGGCATGGACACCTCGACGCTCGATTGGCTGGTTTCGCTCGACTATCAAAACCTGTCGCTGGCCAAGCCGTTCGAGGACCAGACGGTGACCGACGCCGATGGCTCAATCACCGTCGGGCCAAAGCAGGCGGTGATTTCCGCCGAGGCCAAGCTCAACGGCATTCCGGCCGAACTCGATCTGATCGAGCCGCTTGCCAACGACGGGCCGGCGCGAAGACGCAAGGTTACACTGGTCCTCGACGACAAGACGCGCAACGCCAGCATGCCCGGCCTGTCGGACCTGCTTTCGGGAACCATCAAGGTGGCGATCGACAAGAGCGGCGAGGGCGCCCAGCAGGTTTCGGCGGACCTGACCAACGCCAGGCTCGACATTCCCTGGGCAGGCTGGAGCAAGGGCGCCGGCATTCCCGCCAAGGTCGCTTTCGACATGGCGAAGTCCGGCAGCACCACCACATTGACGGATTTCGATCTCGGCGGAAAAAGCTTCTCGATCGATGGCAATGTGACGCTGGTCAACGGCTCGCTGTCCGCGGCCCGCTTCAGCAAAGTCGCGTTGAACAGAGGCGACGACGTTGCCGTTTCGGTCAAGCGTTCCGGCAAGAGCTACGCTGTCGATGTCAGCGGCGCGTCGCTCGACGCCCGCTCGCTGATCAAGCAGTTCACCTCGGATGTCGATACCGCCACGAAGGGCGCCGGCAACGGTGCGATCACGGTGAGCGCCGATGTGGCATCGCTGGCCGGTTTCCATGACGAAGTGCTCTCCAACCTCAAGCTCGAATACAGCGCCGCCGGATCGCGCGTGAACGGGCTCAACGTCACGGCCGCGGCAAGCTCCGGCGCCGCGATCGCGATCAACAACACCACCAGCGAGGGCGGCCGCTCGCTTCGGGTCAAGTCGGCCGATGCCGGCGCGATCCTGCGTTTCCTCAACGTTTACGAGCATATGGAAGGCGGCGCGATCACGCTGTCGCTCTCGGGCGCCGGCGACGGGCCGATGAAGGGGCAGGTGGATGCCAGCAATTTCTATGTGGTCAACGAGCCCAAGCTGGCTTCGATCGTGTCGACAACGCCGGCCGGCGATACACGCAGCCTGAACGAAGCCGTCAAAGGCAACATCGATACATCGAGGGTGCAGTTCGAGCGCGGCTTTGCCGAGATCGACAAGGGTTCCGGCTATCTGAAACTGGCGAACGGCCTGCTGCGCGGCCCGCGCATCGGCACGACCTTCCAGGGCACGCTTTACGACCCGAACAACAACATGGACATGACCGGGACCTTCATGCCGGTCTATGGTCTCAATCGCATCTTCGGCGAGCTGCCACTGTTCGGGCCGCTGCTCGGCAACGGACGCGACCGCGGACTGATCGGCGTCACCTATCGGCTGCGCGGCAACGCAAACAAGCCGACGCTCAACATCAATCCGCTATCGGTTGTGGCGCCAGGCATATTCCGCTCGATCTTCGAGTATCGTTGA
- a CDS encoding alpha/beta hydrolase has translation MPEVIFAGPAGRLEGRYQPSKEKSAPIAIVLHPHPQFGGTMNNKIVYDLFYMFQKRDFTTLRFNFRGIGRSQGEFDHGTGELSDAAAALDWVQSLHPDSKSCWVAGYSFGSWIGMQLLMRRPEIEGFISVAPQPNTYDFSFLAPCPSSGLIIHGDADKVAPPKDVQGLVDKLHTQKGITITQKTIPGANHFFANDSELLIHECADYLDRRLAGELADPRPKRLR, from the coding sequence ATGCCTGAGGTCATTTTCGCCGGTCCGGCCGGTCGCCTGGAGGGACGCTATCAGCCCTCGAAGGAAAAGAGCGCCCCGATCGCCATCGTGCTTCACCCCCACCCGCAATTCGGCGGCACGATGAACAACAAGATCGTCTACGACCTCTTCTACATGTTCCAGAAGCGCGATTTCACCACGCTGCGCTTCAATTTCCGCGGCATCGGCCGCAGCCAGGGCGAGTTCGACCATGGCACCGGCGAATTGTCGGACGCGGCCGCCGCGCTCGATTGGGTGCAGTCGCTGCATCCGGATTCGAAGAGTTGCTGGGTCGCCGGCTATTCCTTCGGCTCATGGATCGGCATGCAGCTTTTGATGCGCCGGCCGGAGATCGAAGGTTTCATCTCGGTCGCGCCGCAGCCCAACACTTATGATTTCTCGTTCCTGGCGCCCTGCCCGTCGTCCGGCCTCATCATTCATGGTGATGCCGACAAGGTGGCGCCGCCGAAGGACGTGCAGGGGCTGGTCGACAAGTTGCACACCCAGAAGGGCATCACCATCACGCAGAAGACGATTCCTGGCGCCAACCACTTCTTCGCCAACGATTCCGAACTGCTCATCCACGAATGTGCCGACTATCTCGACCGACGACTGGCGGGCGAGCTGGCCGATCCGAGGCCGAAGCGCCTGCGCTAG
- a CDS encoding peroxiredoxin, whose product MADLDVGDAAPQFDLPRDGGGSFSLAALRGKPVVLYFYPQDDTTGCTAEAISFSQLKPEFEKAGAVVIGLSPDSVKKHDKFKAKYDLTVDLIADEERKVIEAYQLWVEKTMYGRKYMGVERATFLIGKDGRIARVWRKVRVKGHAEEVLEAARAL is encoded by the coding sequence ATGGCTGATCTCGACGTGGGCGACGCAGCGCCCCAATTCGATCTTCCGCGTGACGGCGGCGGCTCTTTCAGCCTCGCCGCGCTCCGGGGTAAGCCGGTTGTACTCTACTTCTATCCGCAGGACGACACCACAGGTTGCACCGCCGAGGCCATCAGCTTCTCGCAGTTGAAGCCGGAGTTCGAGAAGGCTGGCGCCGTGGTGATCGGGCTGTCGCCCGATAGCGTGAAGAAACACGACAAATTCAAGGCGAAGTACGATCTCACCGTCGATCTCATCGCCGACGAGGAGCGCAAAGTGATCGAGGCCTATCAATTGTGGGTCGAGAAGACGATGTACGGGCGCAAATATATGGGTGTCGAGCGCGCCACATTCCTGATCGGCAAGGATGGGCGGATCGCCCGCGTCTGGCGCAAGGTTCGCGTCAAGGGCCACGCCGAAGAAGTGCTTGAGGCCGCGCGCGCGCTCTGA
- a CDS encoding phosphatase PAP2 family protein: MSAAPLAPYRRSLGNFRDTMSIVRRRFAVRPARYPRILWGVWLLAWLLLIVAVFLRLDASAGEMRGEWSPGFARFTDFFTQFGLGGWYLIPSALCLVVANLTDWRRLSRDGRMLVYNWTCFAFLVLCAVGLSGLAVNVLKYGIGRARPLYFDSFGVLSLHPFAMDARFAGFPSGHATTMGAVFGILLLLFPRRWTIALAVTACIASTRVFVGAHYPSDTVAGFGLGLAFAVVSGLVFARLGFIFGQTSSKLPVRKRTFRLKPSNAPRGRVSMAGPAEDGQISVDQTQTH; encoded by the coding sequence ATGTCCGCCGCGCCCCTTGCCCCTTACCGCCGCTCGCTCGGCAATTTCCGCGACACGATGTCGATCGTGAGGCGGCGCTTTGCCGTGCGCCCGGCGCGTTATCCGCGAATTTTGTGGGGTGTCTGGCTGCTGGCCTGGCTGCTGCTCATCGTGGCGGTTTTCCTGCGCCTTGACGCCAGCGCCGGCGAGATGCGCGGCGAATGGTCACCCGGCTTCGCGCGCTTCACGGATTTCTTTACGCAGTTCGGCCTGGGCGGCTGGTACCTCATTCCGTCGGCGCTCTGCCTCGTCGTCGCCAACCTGACGGACTGGCGTCGCCTGTCCAGGGACGGGCGGATGCTTGTCTATAACTGGACCTGTTTCGCCTTCCTGGTGCTTTGCGCGGTCGGCCTGTCCGGCCTTGCCGTCAACGTCCTGAAATACGGCATCGGCCGGGCCCGGCCGCTTTACTTCGACAGTTTCGGCGTGCTGTCGCTGCATCCCTTCGCCATGGACGCGCGCTTTGCCGGTTTCCCCTCCGGCCATGCCACGACGATGGGCGCGGTGTTCGGCATCCTGCTGTTGCTGTTCCCGCGGCGCTGGACTATCGCGCTGGCGGTCACGGCCTGCATCGCCTCGACACGCGTCTTCGTTGGCGCGCACTATCCAAGCGACACGGTTGCGGGTTTCGGCCTCGGGCTGGCGTTTGCGGTGGTCTCGGGGCTGGTGTTCGCCCGGCTCGGCTTCATCTTCGGCCAGACGAGCTCGAAGCTGCCCGTGCGCAAGCGGACATTCCGGCTGAAGCCGTCCAACGCGCCAAGAGGCAGGGTTTCGATGGCCGGCCCGGCTGAGGACGGCCAGATAAGCGTCGACCAAACGCAGACCCATTAG
- a CDS encoding LysR substrate-binding domain-containing protein, giving the protein MLKRTHSLPSSDILQELESSLLRSLQAVADTGSFVGAAQVMHRTPSAISMQMKKLERQMGQRIFAPKGRSIVLTPTGEALLTYARRITGIAEEVMQRFNRLSDDSKVRLGIPHDYAAAFLPSMLKGLAVACPQVEIDVTCRVSNALVPMLDSGELDVAVVTAGIADGLALTDSGIYHDRLAWAGLPDGLAHRQRPLPIAIAPLTCPWRRAAINALDRARISYRVVHTSNSFAGQIASILTGEAISPLPLVTLPPGIVPFGLEYGLPPIGSCSLDLRRSPHALSELVSTVADHIRTYFDLASRSARISADHNHQS; this is encoded by the coding sequence ATGCTCAAGCGCACGCACTCATTGCCGAGTTCGGATATTCTTCAGGAGCTGGAAAGTTCGCTCCTGCGAAGCTTGCAGGCAGTTGCCGATACCGGCAGCTTCGTCGGCGCCGCGCAAGTAATGCACCGGACCCCGTCGGCGATCAGCATGCAAATGAAGAAGCTTGAACGCCAGATGGGACAGAGGATATTCGCGCCCAAGGGCCGCTCGATAGTCTTGACACCGACAGGCGAGGCGCTTCTCACATATGCGAGGCGCATTACCGGAATCGCTGAAGAGGTGATGCAGCGCTTCAATCGTCTCTCAGACGACAGCAAGGTACGACTGGGCATACCGCACGACTACGCGGCAGCGTTCCTGCCTTCGATGCTAAAGGGCCTGGCTGTCGCGTGCCCGCAGGTCGAGATCGATGTGACCTGCCGCGTGAGCAATGCCCTGGTCCCGATGCTGGACAGCGGCGAACTCGACGTCGCTGTCGTCACGGCGGGCATAGCGGACGGCCTCGCGCTGACCGATAGCGGGATCTATCATGATCGGCTTGCGTGGGCAGGCCTCCCGGACGGCCTCGCGCATCGACAGCGCCCGCTGCCGATTGCGATTGCTCCGCTCACATGTCCTTGGCGGAGGGCGGCCATCAACGCGCTTGATCGAGCGCGCATATCCTACCGAGTAGTCCACACGAGCAACAGTTTTGCCGGCCAGATCGCATCGATACTTACGGGCGAGGCGATTTCCCCCTTACCCCTCGTAACTCTGCCGCCGGGCATAGTGCCATTCGGATTGGAATACGGACTTCCCCCTATTGGATCCTGTAGCTTGGACCTGAGGCGCAGTCCCCACGCATTGAGCGAACTTGTCTCTACAGTTGCGGACCACATCCGAACATATTTCGATCTTGCGAGCCGGAGTGCACGGATCTCGGCGGACCACAATCACCAAAGCTGA
- the tyrS gene encoding tyrosine--tRNA ligase yields MSVFKSDFLRIMSERGFIHQISDESALDQLFAKETVSAYIGFDATAKSLHAGSLIQIMMLHWLQQTGHRPIALMGGGTSMIGDPSFKDEARKLLTPQDIDDNLVGIRRNFAPYLKFGNGPGDAVMVNNADWLMQINYVNFLRDVGRHFSVNRMLAFDSVKLRLDREQSLSFLEFNYMILQAYDFVELYKRVGCRLQMGGSDQWGNIVNGIDLGHRMEGVQLFAMTTPLLTTSSGAKMGKSASGAIWLDGDMLSPYEFWQYWRNTEDADVGRFLKLYTTLPLDEVARLAKLGGSEINEAKKILATEITAMLHGREAAETASETARKTFEEGALADTLPSVEVAKSDLEAGIGILALFVSAGLAGSNGEARRHIQGGAVRINDQALTDDRRVVTLQDLGPEGVVKLSLGKKKHVLVRPI; encoded by the coding sequence ATGTCCGTCTTCAAATCCGATTTCCTGCGCATCATGAGCGAGCGCGGCTTCATCCACCAGATTTCGGATGAATCCGCCCTCGACCAGCTTTTCGCCAAGGAAACGGTGAGCGCCTATATCGGCTTCGATGCCACCGCCAAAAGCCTGCATGCCGGGTCGCTGATCCAGATCATGATGCTGCACTGGCTGCAGCAGACTGGCCATCGGCCGATCGCGCTGATGGGCGGCGGCACCTCGATGATCGGCGACCCGTCCTTCAAGGACGAGGCGCGCAAGCTTTTGACCCCGCAGGACATCGATGACAACCTCGTCGGCATCCGCCGCAATTTCGCGCCTTACCTGAAGTTCGGCAACGGCCCGGGCGACGCGGTCATGGTCAACAATGCCGACTGGCTGATGCAGATCAACTACGTCAACTTCCTGCGCGATGTCGGCCGGCATTTTTCCGTCAACCGCATGCTCGCCTTCGATAGCGTGAAGCTGAGGCTCGACCGCGAGCAGTCGCTGTCCTTCCTCGAATTCAACTACATGATCCTGCAGGCCTACGACTTCGTCGAACTCTACAAGCGCGTCGGCTGCCGGCTGCAGATGGGCGGCTCGGACCAGTGGGGCAACATCGTCAACGGCATCGATCTCGGCCACCGGATGGAGGGTGTGCAGCTCTTCGCCATGACCACCCCGCTGCTCACCACCTCGTCCGGCGCCAAGATGGGCAAGTCGGCTTCCGGCGCGATCTGGCTCGATGGCGACATGCTGAGCCCCTACGAGTTCTGGCAGTACTGGCGCAACACCGAGGACGCCGATGTCGGGCGCTTCCTGAAGCTCTACACCACGCTGCCCCTGGACGAGGTGGCGCGGCTGGCGAAGCTCGGCGGCTCGGAGATCAACGAAGCGAAGAAAATCCTCGCCACCGAGATCACCGCCATGCTGCACGGCCGCGAAGCCGCCGAGACCGCGAGCGAGACCGCGCGCAAGACCTTCGAGGAAGGCGCGCTCGCCGACACGCTGCCCAGCGTCGAGGTAGCCAAATCGGACCTCGAAGCCGGGATTGGCATCCTGGCGCTGTTCGTGAGCGCCGGGCTGGCCGGCTCGAACGGCGAAGCGCGCCGGCATATCCAGGGCGGCGCCGTGCGCATCAACGACCAGGCCCTGACCGACGACCGGCGCGTCGTCACCCTTCAGGACCTCGGTCCGGAAGGTGTCGTGAAGCTTTCGCTCGGCAAGAAGAAGCACGTGCTGGTCCGGCCGATCTGA
- a CDS encoding pyridoxal phosphate-dependent decarboxylase family protein, translating to MRTLARDAAPGMHGNAGGRFFAWVFGGGLESALAADWLVATWDQNAALYSASPASAVIEEIAGEWIKELLDLPRDASFAFTSGCQMAHVTGLAAARFGLLERAGWNVEDDGLFGAPAIRVLTSDQRHVTIDRAVRFLGIGRNALEMLQTDEDGRVPAAALDRALSSGSGPTVLVLNAADLNIGACDPFKELIPLAHSVGAWVHIDGAFGLFARASGTYRDRLDGVELADSWATDAHKWLNVPFDCGIAIIRDRTAHRAAMTSSASYVAPTSTARDQSDWNPEYSRRARGIPVYAALRELGRSGVEALVDRCCMHCADIIDGIGELPGAQILARPTLNQGLVRFGRPGASPEENDAFTDETIRRINETGEAFFSSTTWRNRRAMRVSVVNARTTESDVRRAIAAATSVLLRNFDESVANRASNRDSNG from the coding sequence GTGCGGACACTGGCAAGGGACGCCGCCCCCGGAATGCACGGCAATGCGGGTGGACGTTTTTTTGCCTGGGTGTTTGGCGGTGGACTGGAATCCGCGCTGGCGGCAGACTGGCTCGTCGCCACATGGGACCAGAACGCCGCGCTTTATTCCGCCAGTCCTGCCTCAGCAGTGATCGAAGAGATCGCCGGAGAATGGATCAAGGAGTTGCTCGACCTACCACGTGACGCTTCTTTCGCGTTCACCAGCGGTTGCCAGATGGCGCATGTCACGGGCCTTGCCGCGGCGCGGTTCGGGCTGCTTGAGCGCGCCGGCTGGAACGTCGAGGACGACGGACTGTTTGGTGCGCCCGCGATACGCGTGCTGACCAGCGACCAACGGCACGTCACCATAGACCGTGCGGTGCGCTTCCTGGGCATCGGCCGCAACGCCCTTGAAATGTTGCAAACCGATGAGGATGGGCGCGTCCCTGCTGCCGCGCTCGACAGAGCGCTTTCGAGTGGCTCCGGGCCGACCGTCCTCGTACTCAACGCCGCCGACCTGAACATCGGCGCGTGCGATCCGTTCAAGGAGTTGATCCCGCTGGCACACTCGGTCGGCGCCTGGGTTCATATCGACGGGGCCTTCGGCCTGTTCGCACGTGCAAGCGGGACATACCGCGATCGGCTCGACGGTGTGGAATTGGCGGACAGTTGGGCGACCGATGCTCACAAATGGCTGAACGTTCCCTTCGATTGCGGCATTGCCATAATCCGGGATCGCACGGCGCATCGCGCGGCGATGACATCGAGCGCGTCATACGTCGCGCCGACATCCACAGCGCGCGACCAGTCGGACTGGAACCCGGAATACTCCCGCCGCGCGCGCGGGATTCCCGTTTACGCCGCGCTGAGGGAACTCGGCCGCAGCGGCGTAGAGGCTCTGGTCGACCGCTGTTGCATGCATTGCGCCGACATCATCGACGGGATTGGCGAACTGCCGGGTGCGCAGATACTTGCACGGCCCACACTTAATCAGGGCCTGGTCCGGTTCGGCCGACCGGGAGCGTCACCCGAGGAAAACGACGCTTTCACGGACGAGACAATTCGAAGGATCAACGAGACCGGCGAAGCCTTCTTCTCGAGTACAACCTGGCGCAACCGTCGCGCCATGCGGGTCAGCGTGGTTAACGCGCGCACCACCGAGTCGGACGTCAGGCGTGCGATTGCGGCCGCGACAAGCGTATTGCTGCGGAATTTTGACGAGAGCGTCGCGAATCGAGCGAGCAATCGCGACAGCAATGGCTAG
- a CDS encoding ArnT family glycosyltransferase: MNRNYLFLFLFSIVMTVSGLASLPPVDRDESRFVQATKQMVETGDYVDIRLQDVTRYKKPIGIYWLQSAAVALSGEGAAAPIWVYRLVSMLGIALAVVGVGWTGTKLFGANAGLAAGLMMAAIFATAFEGRDAKTDAMLLACCVAAQGALAQVYWAAKRNEPVHGHLPWIFWIAQGLGILIKGPVSPLLSLLTAAALIAFDRDWRWLLKMKLVRGVVIVLVIVLPWIVLISWKSGGAFFQEAVGKDMLNKVAQGEESHGLPPGFYMLTYSLFMWPFGLIAVGAGLQAINRFWDDPRLRFCLAWYIPFWLVFEAIPTKLPHYVMPAYPGMALLIGWLLTLPADQANAPLKRWETWLWWATAFGLAVVAIGLAVVCVGAPLYLAKAFSWWSIPAAIAALVTGYLAFPRQLQVPLGRIAAIAVGAGITFSLLFGVIAPSLKPIWLSPAVKAAIDANRLCDTTVLASAKFQEPSLVFLVGTKTVLTDIEGVARHLLADPSCALGLAPIKDEQKLADVLTAQGKSAKRLTEIVGINYSSGDRLSLGLYRVAP; encoded by the coding sequence ATGAACAGGAACTACCTCTTCCTCTTTCTGTTCAGCATCGTCATGACCGTCAGTGGGCTGGCCAGCCTGCCGCCGGTCGACCGCGATGAATCCCGCTTCGTCCAGGCGACCAAGCAGATGGTCGAGACGGGCGACTATGTCGACATCCGCCTGCAGGATGTCACGCGCTACAAAAAGCCGATCGGCATCTACTGGCTGCAATCGGCGGCGGTCGCGTTGAGCGGCGAGGGGGCCGCGGCGCCGATCTGGGTCTATCGCCTGGTCTCGATGCTGGGCATCGCGCTGGCCGTCGTCGGCGTCGGTTGGACCGGGACAAAACTCTTCGGCGCCAATGCCGGGCTGGCCGCCGGCCTGATGATGGCGGCGATCTTCGCCACCGCCTTCGAGGGGCGCGACGCCAAGACCGACGCGATGCTGCTCGCATGCTGCGTGGCGGCGCAAGGCGCGCTGGCACAGGTCTATTGGGCGGCAAAGCGCAACGAGCCGGTACACGGGCATCTGCCCTGGATCTTCTGGATTGCGCAGGGGCTCGGCATCCTCATCAAGGGACCTGTCTCGCCGCTCTTGTCCCTGCTCACGGCCGCGGCGCTTATTGCCTTCGACCGCGACTGGCGCTGGCTGCTCAAGATGAAGCTGGTGCGCGGCGTCGTGATCGTGCTCGTGATCGTGCTGCCATGGATCGTCCTCATCAGCTGGAAGAGCGGCGGTGCCTTCTTCCAGGAAGCGGTCGGCAAGGACATGTTGAACAAGGTGGCGCAAGGCGAGGAATCGCACGGCCTGCCGCCCGGCTTCTACATGCTGACCTATTCGCTGTTCATGTGGCCCTTCGGGCTGATCGCGGTCGGCGCCGGGCTGCAGGCCATCAACCGTTTTTGGGACGATCCGCGCCTGCGCTTCTGCCTCGCCTGGTACATTCCGTTCTGGCTGGTGTTCGAGGCGATCCCGACCAAGCTGCCGCATTATGTGATGCCGGCCTATCCAGGCATGGCGCTTTTGATCGGCTGGCTGCTCACCTTGCCGGCGGACCAGGCCAACGCGCCGCTCAAGCGCTGGGAGACATGGCTTTGGTGGGCGACCGCCTTCGGCCTTGCCGTTGTCGCGATCGGCTTGGCCGTGGTCTGCGTCGGCGCGCCGCTTTATCTTGCCAAGGCTTTTTCCTGGTGGAGCATTCCGGCGGCGATCGCCGCTCTGGTCACCGGCTATCTTGCCTTCCCGCGACAATTGCAGGTGCCACTTGGCCGCATCGCAGCGATCGCGGTTGGCGCCGGCATCACCTTCAGCCTGCTGTTCGGCGTCATCGCGCCGTCGCTGAAGCCGATCTGGCTCAGCCCCGCCGTCAAGGCCGCCATCGACGCCAACCGCCTTTGCGACACCACCGTGCTTGCCTCGGCGAAGTTCCAGGAGCCGAGCCTGGTCTTCCTGGTCGGCACCAAGACGGTGCTGACCGACATCGAGGGCGTGGCGCGGCATCTGCTGGCCGATCCGTCCTGCGCGCTTGGGCTGGCGCCGATCAAGGACGAGCAGAAGCTTGCCGATGTGCTGACCGCCCAGGGCAAGTCGGCGAAGCGGCTGACCGAGATCGTCGGCATCAACTATTCGTCAGGAGACAGACTGTCGCTGGGGCTTTATCGGGTGGCGCCGTGA